The genomic region TTTGGGGAATAAATGTTGAAGGATGGGAATCCCTGTGACTCCATCGATATCCGGCATCATGATGTCCAATAAAATTACATCCAAGTTCTCATGATGTTGTTGCTGATTTTCAATGCCCACTAAGGTTTCCGCTTCGAATAATATATTGAACTTGTAATCAGGAACAGAGCGCAGAATCATCTTCAGCAATTCACGATAAATAGAACTGTCGTCTATTAGAGCAACATTAATTGATTTCATAGATACCTAGTATAAGTAGGACGGGATTTACTAATTAGAGTAGTCGGTATGGGATGATTTCTGATTTTACCGCTTATCCCGAAGCAATATACGAAAATTGTAAACAATTATCTACAAAACCAATAATTTCCTAATAATTTTCGAACTTACATTATTAAAATAAAATTGTCAAGATCGTTTAATGTTGTAGTAGATATTAGATATGAGATATAAGACATTAGAGTATGACGTCTACTAGACATTAGATATCAGATATAAGATATTAGAGTGTTTCTAGACATTAGATATCAGAAATAAGACATTAGAGTATTTCTGATGTCTTGAACCAGGAAAGGAAGGATATAACGATTGGATCTTGCTAATCTTGTCATCCTTCCTTTCCTGGTTCAGACAAACTTCATAGAAAAACGGTAAGTGTGCTTGATCCTGCTAATCCTCAAATCCTTCCTTTCCTGGTTCAGACAAACTTTCCTTTCTTCCCCGCTGCAAAAAAAACATCTAAAAATCAAAAGATCATCTTTCTCCACTAATCCTTCCCTTTCACGCAAAAACAATCCATAAAAAAAGGCGCTTAATCAGCGCCCTACTCTACTATCTTATATCTCAAATCTAACAGTCTAATAAACCAAAAAAGCCCGTCATCTTTCGATAACGAGCTTTTCGTATAAAAATAGGCGCCGACCTACTCTCCCACCTGTTACGGCAATACCATCGGCTCTGGCGGGCTTAACTTCTCTGTTCGGAATGGGAAGAGGTGGACACCGCCGATATAGGCACCTGAATATCTTTTTGTTGAAGTGGCTACTAGGAGCTCACCAACATTGACATGTTATTGGAAGAAAAGATTCAAAAAGAGAGAGGACAACAGACTATCTGCATTGGAAAGCTTCGGGCTATTAGTATCACTTGGCTTTGGTCTTTCAACCTTTACACCTATGACCTATCAACGTCGTCATCTACAACGACCCTATAAGGAAGTCTCATCTCGTGGCTAGTTTCGCACTTAGATGCTTTCAGCGCTTATCTATCCCGGACGTAGCTACCCTGCCGTACACCTGGCGGCATAACAGGTTCACCAGCGGTCCGTCCAACCCGGTCCTCTCGTACTAAGGTCAGATCCACTCAAACTTCCAACGCCCACAACAGATAGGGACCGAACTGTCTCGCGACGTTCTGAACCCAGCTCGCGTGCCACTTTAATGGGCGAACAGCCCAACCCTTGGGACCTTCTCCAGCCCCAGGATGTGACGAGCCGACATCGAGGTGCCAAACCTCCCCGTCGATATGAGCTCTTGGGGGAGATCAGCCTGTTATCCCCAGAGTACCTTTTATCCTTTGAGCGATGGCCCTTCCATACAGAACCACCGGATCACTATGTCCGTCTTTCGACCCTGGTCGACTTGTAGGTCTCACAGTCAAGCAAGCTTATGCCATTGCACTCCTCGTACGGTTACCAAGCGTACTGAGCTTACCTTTGAAAGCCTCCGTTACCTTTTTGGAGGCGACCACCCCAGTCAAACTACCCACCAAACAATGTCCTCGGCACGGCCGAGTTAGAAACCGAATACAGAAAGGGCGGTATTTCAAGGTTGTATCCACGATTCCTGGCGAAACCGCTTCACATACTCCCGCCTATCCTACACATCCTGTACCCAATTTCAATGTTAAGCTATAGTGAAGGTTCATGGGGTCTTTCCGTCCCGTTGCGGGTAACCGGCGTCTTCACCGATACCACAATTTCACCGAGCTCATGGCTGAGACAGCGCCCAGATCGTTACACCATTCGTGCAGGTCGGAACTTACCCGACAAGGAATTTCGCTACCTTAGGACCGTTATAGTTACGGCCGCCGTTTACTGGGGCTTCGATTCAATGCTTCTCCTTGCGGATGACATCCCCTCTTAACCTTCCAGCACCGGGCAGGTGTCAGGCCTTATACTTCATCTTTCGATTTCGCAAAGCCATATGTTTTTGCTAAACAGTCGCCTGGGCCTTTTCACTGCGGCTTCTCCATCGCTGGAGGAAGCGCCCCTTCTCCCGAAGTTACAGGGCCATTTTGCCGAGTTCCTTAGCCATGATTCACTCGAGCACCTTAGGATTCTCTCCTCGACCACCTGTGTCGGTTTGCGGTACGGGTGTTGATAACCTGAAGCTTAGCGGGTTTTCTTGGAAGTCTGCTTACCTGCACTATCAGCGCCCCCGAGGGTTTGCTGTACTATCAGATTTCAGCTAGACCGGCGGATTTGCCTACCAGTCCAATACCTACGTCCTTCAACGAACTATTCCGTCAGTTCGCGGCAGTGTCACTACTCCGTCACCACATCGCAGTTATCAACAGTACGGGAATATTAACCCGTTGTCCATCGGCGTTCTCCTTTCGGATGAGCCTTAGGCCCCGACTAACCCTGATCCGATTAGCGTTGATCAGGAAACCTGGGTCTTTCGGTGGGCGGGTTTCTCACCCGCCTTATCGTTACTTATGCCTACATTTGCTTTTCTATAAAGTCCACCACAAGTCACCTTGCAGATTCACCCCCTATAGAATGCTCCCCTACCAGTGCAATAAATTGCAATCCATAGCTTCGGTAGTAATCTTGATGCCCGTTTATTATCCACGCCCGGTCGCTCGACTAGTGAGCTGTTACGCACTCTTTAAATGAATGGCTGCTTCCAAGCCAACATCCTAGCTGTCTGGGCAACCGGACCTCGTTAGTTCAACTTAGACTACATTTAGGGACCTTAGCTGATGGTCTGGGTTCTTTCCCTCTCGGCCTTGGACCTTAGCACCCAAAGCCTCACTGCCGGCCATATCTAACAGCATTCGGAGTTCGTCTGGATTTGGTAGGATTTGACTCCCCCGCACCCAATCGGTAGCTCTACCTCTGCTAGACTCAATGCCGACGCTGTTCCTAAAAACATTTCGGGGAGTACGAGCTATTTCCCAGTTTGATTGGCCTTTCACCCCTACCCTCAGGTCATCCGGAAACTTTTCAACGTTTATCGGTTCGGTCCTCCAGTACGTGTTACCGCACCTTCAACCTGCCCAAGGGTAGATCACAAGGTTTCGCGTCTACCTCATCCGACTATGCGCCCTATTCAGACTCGCTTTCGCTTCGGCTCCTTGACTTAATCAATTAACCTTGCCGGACAAGAGTAACTCGTAGGCTCATTATGCAAAAGGCACGCCGTCACGGAATCGCTCCGCTCCGACCGCTTGTAAGCACACGGTTTCAGGTTCTTTTCACTCCTCTGTTCGAGGTTCTTTTCACCTTTCCCTCACGGTACTGGTTCACTATCGGTCTCTCAGGAGTATTTAGCCTTACCAGATGGTGCTGGCAGATTCCCACAGGATTTCTCCGGTCCCGCGGTACTCAGGATACCACTATGCCTGTATTCTTTACCTGTACGGGGCTATCACCCATATCGCGCAGTTTCCCACCTGCTTCCAGTTCATAGCACAGTACAATGTCGTGGTCCTACAACCCCCATATTGCCGTAACAATATGGGTTTGGGCTCTTTCCCGTTCGCTCGCCACTACTTGGGAAATCATTATTATTTTCTCCTCCTACGCTTACTTAGATGTTTCAGTTCGGCGCGTTCGCGTATTATACAATATACCTTCAGTATATTAGGTTGCCCCATTCGGAAATCTACGGATCGAATCGCATTTGCCAATCCCCGTAGCTTATCGCAGCTTATCACGTCCTTCATCGCCTCTGAGAGCCTAGGCATCCCCCGTGTGCCCTTATTTACTTTCTTCACGCTATCACCCCTTTTGCTAAGTGATAGGTTGCTTTCGCTTATTCTACAAGTAGAAAAAGCTTCTGTTGTCTTCTCTTGTGTCTCTTTTCTTCCAATATGTCAAAGAACTCTTTGTCTTCTTTAGATAATAGATGGTAGATATTAGATGGTAGACCCTAGTGCGCCATATAGGCTCTAATGTCTGTTGTCTGATGTCTCACATCTGTCATCTTCGATGACTTGTGGAGAATAACGGATTCGAACCGTTGACCCCCTGCGTGCAAGGCAGGTGCTCTAGCCAGCTGAGCTAATTCCCCATCGTGTCATTATGGTAGTCCCGAGCAGATTTGAACTGCTGACCCCTACATTATCAGTGTAGTGCTCTAACCAACTGAGCTACGGGACTAGCTTAAATTCCTCATCTTCTCAAGATACCATGCCAACTTACGCTGGGCAGGTACTTTCTTCTAATGTGTTTCTTATCTTAACGATCAAATGTTGCGCAGACGAGCCGGAATCAGGCTCTAGAAAGGAGGTATTCCAGCCGCACCTTCCGGTACGGCTACCTTGTTACGACTTAGCCCCAATTACCGGTTTTACCCTAACACGCTCCTTGCGGTTACATGCTTTAGGTACCCCCAGCTTTCATGGCTTGACGGGCGGTGTGTACAAGGCCCGGGAACGTATTCACCGCGTCATTGCTGATACGCGATTACTAGCGAATCCAACTTCACGGGGTCGAGTTGCAGACCCCGATCCGAACTGTGAATGGCTTTTCGAGATTGGCATCATATTGCTATGTAGCTGCCCGCTGTACCATCCATTGTAGCACGTGTGTAGCCCCGGACGTAAGGGCCATGATGACTTGACGTCGTCCCCGCCTTCCTCTCTGCTTGCGCAGGCAGTCTGTTTAGAGTCCCCACCTTAAATGCTGGCAACTAAACATAGGGGTTGCGCTCGTTGCGGGACTTAACCCAACACCTCACGGCACGAGCTGACGACAGCCATGCAGCACCTAGTTTCCTGTCCCGAAGGACGGATGCGTCTCTGCATCCTTCAGTAACTTTCAAGCCCGGGTAAGGTTCCTCGCGTATCATCGAATTAAACCACATGCTCCTCCGCTTGTGCGGGCCCCCGTCAATTCCTTTGAGTTTCACCCTTGCGGGCGTACTCCCCAGGTGGATAACTTAACGCTTTCGCTTGGACGCTTACGGTATATCGCAAACATCGAGTTATCATCGTTTAGGGCGTGGACTACCAGGGTATCTAATCCTGTTCGATCCCCACGCTTTCGTGCATCAGCGTCAATAACGGCTTAGACAGCTGCCTTCGCAATCGGTGTTCTGAGACATATCTATGCATTTCACCGCTACTTGTCTCATTCCGCCGTCTTCAACCGCATTCAAGCACTTCAGTATCAAAGGCACTGCGACAGTTAAGCTGCCGTCTTTCACCCCTGACTTAAAGTGCCGCCTACGCACCCTTTAAACCCAATAAATCCGGATAACGCTCGGATCCTCCGTATTACCGCGGCTGCTGGCACGGAGTTAGCCGATCCTTATTCTTCGAGTACATTCAGCTATCTACACGTAGATAGGTTTATTCCTCGACAAAAGCAGTTTACAACCCATAGGGCAGTCATCCTGCACGCGGCATGGCTGGTTCAGACTTCCGTCCATTGACCAATATTCCTTACTGCTGCCTCCCGTAGGAGTCTGGTCCGTGTCTCAGTACCAGTGTGGGGGATTCTCCTCTCAGAGCCCCTAGACATCGTCGCCTTGGTGAGCCGTTACCTCA from Sphingobacterium sp. BN32 harbors:
- a CDS encoding response regulator transcription factor translates to MKSINVALIDDSSIYRELLKMILRSVPDYKFNILFEAETLVGIENQQQHHENLDVILLDIMMPDIDGVTGIPILQHLFPKSTIIMVSDVESPEVRANCIEKGAMSYVIKSAVQTKLASEIIAFCNN